The Acetomicrobium flavidum genome window below encodes:
- the aroF gene encoding 3-deoxy-7-phosphoheptulonate synthase has product MTATRAIITTKRGASAGRLLMRLDEAGIGARIIKDGCEAIVLAEGLINEGKLQEMPEVANFTIAKSQFPLASREWLQEESTVEIAPGVVIGGGNALVIAGPCAVEDREQIVKTAQAIKKSGAMALRGGAYKPRTNPYSFQGLGVEGLNLLSEAKRITGLPIVTEVMTPEDIDLMLPHADILQVGSRNMQNFSLLKALGKVDKPVLLKRGMMATVDEWLQAAEYILSGGNFNVILCERGIRSFEKRTRNTLDLNAVPLIKSLSHLPIIVDPSHGTGDRALVPSMSLAAMAAGADGLIVEVHPNPKEAVSDGDQSLDLEEFDDLMRSIKRLLSAISGKSLECSKCSVAA; this is encoded by the coding sequence ATGACAGCAACAAGGGCGATCATAACGACGAAAAGAGGGGCATCCGCAGGAAGGCTGCTCATGAGATTAGACGAGGCAGGCATCGGGGCGCGCATAATCAAAGATGGCTGTGAAGCCATAGTGCTGGCCGAGGGCTTGATAAACGAAGGCAAGCTGCAGGAGATGCCGGAGGTAGCCAATTTCACCATAGCAAAATCCCAGTTCCCGCTGGCAAGCCGCGAATGGCTGCAGGAAGAAAGCACCGTAGAAATAGCCCCCGGAGTGGTCATAGGTGGCGGAAATGCCCTGGTCATAGCGGGACCCTGTGCCGTCGAAGACAGGGAACAGATCGTTAAAACGGCACAGGCCATTAAGAAATCTGGTGCGATGGCCCTCAGGGGTGGCGCCTACAAGCCGAGGACTAACCCCTACTCCTTCCAGGGCCTGGGCGTCGAAGGTTTGAACCTTCTTTCAGAGGCAAAAAGGATTACGGGCCTTCCCATAGTCACGGAAGTCATGACCCCCGAGGACATCGACCTGATGCTTCCCCATGCCGACATACTGCAGGTCGGCTCGCGCAACATGCAGAACTTCTCCCTGCTAAAGGCCCTGGGCAAGGTCGACAAGCCCGTCCTCCTTAAGCGCGGGATGATGGCCACCGTGGACGAATGGCTGCAGGCTGCAGAATACATACTCTCCGGCGGGAATTTCAACGTCATACTGTGCGAACGCGGGATAAGGAGCTTTGAAAAAAGGACGCGCAACACCCTGGACTTAAACGCCGTGCCCTTGATAAAGAGCCTTAGCCACCTTCCGATCATAGTCGACCCTAGCCACGGCACGGGCGACAGGGCCTTGGTCCCGAGCATGAGCCTGGCTGCAATGGCTGCAGGAGCAGACGGCCTCATCGTAGAGGTACACCCCAACCCCAAGGAGGCCGTAAGCGACGGAGACCAATCGCTGGACCTCGAGGAGTTTGACGACCTCATGAGATCCATAAAGAGGCTGCTTTCTGCCATTTCGGGCAAATCTCTGGAGTGTTCAAAGTGCAGTGTAGCAGCGTAG
- a CDS encoding M15 family metallopeptidase, with product MHEAAIPIVDSIKWQEIWKIPIMESGEKLIPASYIPEKILCRPQYFVQGIDGAVPECFMREGAFAALRKAATLLPKGYRLVIYDAWRPFKVQQSLFLKFSEELRKECPSDTDDESIFDMASRFVSPPKNDPDKVSPHMTGGAVDVGLVDECGLSCPMGSEFDETSKRSVTHYFEEKLRNEELMPEEREYLFNRRILYNAMIESNFINYADEWWHYDYGNQNWAASKGASFAFYGKISLEFRWSKFD from the coding sequence ATGCACGAAGCTGCTATTCCAATCGTTGATAGCATCAAATGGCAGGAGATATGGAAAATCCCCATAATGGAATCGGGGGAAAAATTGATCCCGGCCAGCTACATCCCGGAGAAAATTTTATGCCGGCCCCAGTACTTCGTTCAGGGCATAGATGGCGCAGTACCGGAATGCTTTATGAGGGAGGGAGCTTTCGCTGCCCTTCGTAAAGCTGCAACCCTATTGCCAAAGGGGTATCGTTTGGTAATTTACGATGCCTGGAGACCCTTTAAGGTCCAGCAATCCTTGTTTCTTAAGTTTTCCGAGGAGCTCAGGAAAGAATGCCCAAGCGATACAGATGACGAGTCTATATTCGATATGGCCTCCCGCTTCGTTTCTCCCCCAAAAAACGACCCCGATAAAGTATCTCCCCACATGACGGGGGGAGCCGTCGACGTTGGCCTTGTCGACGAATGTGGGCTTTCATGTCCCATGGGAAGCGAATTTGACGAGACTTCCAAGCGCTCCGTCACGCATTACTTTGAAGAAAAGCTAAGAAATGAGGAGCTGATGCCCGAGGAGCGGGAATATCTGTTCAACAGGAGAATTTTGTATAATGCCATGATAGAATCCAACTTTATAAACTATGCAGATGAATGGTGGCATTATGACTACGGCAATCAGAACTGGGCAGCGTCAAAGGGGGCAAGCTTCGCCTTTTACGGCAAAATTTCATTAGAGTTCAGGTGGTCAAAATTTGATTAA